GGCAGATAGGGTAACTGGAAGCCAGAAATCATCCTAGCCTGTTGATTAATCAGACGTATTTTACCTGATCTTTGTCCACATCCCACCTCCTCGGTAACTGACTTTTGCACTACCTTTGTGCTTTGAGTGAAATGACCGCCTCCTGGGACAAATCATGTTTGCGTTCATGAGAAAGTGGAGCTCAGTGGCATAGCAGTTAATGATCCCGGGCCACATCCTGTGGTGATGGTTGTGGAAAACGGTGACTATCACCTGCGTTCTTCCCATTGGTTTTCACATTTGTATTCCATATTATGAGATCATCGTAAACATTGCTCTTTAAAATGTGTCATAGAGTATTAGCGTCTGTCTCCTGATCAGGAATATTAGCCTTGTGTAGTTAAAGTGTTTCCAGAAAGGCGCCAAAAACTCTGGGAGAGTGCCacctttttgttattttttaaatttttgttaggTTTGAGTTTGTTTCCTTCAACTAACATGCCACATAAATTACACACCGATGCGTATAATGGACAGAAATGAAGTGAGACAGTTCTGGCATAAGAAGTAtattatttgcataaaaatgTAGAACCAATAGTAGTAGGCATGAACCACATAAAATTTACTCTTGCTTTTGTTGTGAACTTCAATTACATGAGAGTGCCGAATCCACCTTCAGTAATTAAACATatgctctctccttttctttttcagaaGATGAATAACCTTTCCTTTAGTGAGCTATGTTGCCTCTTCTGCTGTCCACCTTGTCCAGGGAAAATTGCTTCAAAATTAGCATTTTTGCCACCTGATCCAACCTACACACTGATGTGTGATGAAAGCGGAAGCCGCTGGACTTTACATCTCTCAGAACGTGCAGACTGGCAGTACTCTTCTAGAGAAAAAGATGCCATTGAATGTTTCATGACTAGAACCAGTAAAGGCAACAGAATTGCCTGCATGTTTGTGCGTTGCTCACCCAATGCTAAATACACTTTACTCTTCTCACATGGAAATGCTGTTGATCTTGGTCAGATGAGCAGCTTCTACATAGGACTGGGATCACGGATCAATTGTAATATATTCTCATATGATTATTCTGGATATGGTGCAAGTTCTGGGAAACCAACAGAGAAGAACCTCTATGCAGACATTGAAGCTGCTTGGCTTGCTCTTAGGACAAGGTAATGGTGACTTCAGATTACTTTTCATACTGCATAGTTTATGAAAATTGACCTGATACATATAGAGTAAAAGCTATTCTTATAGCACATGTCTTGGCCTACTAAGTAGAAATTATATTTTTGGATGTGCAGCTGAGATTGTTTACTCAACTTTATAACATTTCAAATGTATGAGTGAAAATGGTGATTTAACTAGTTAATAATAATTTCATTGTTTATAGTAATGGTTGGAATGTTGTTTTGTTAAGATCCTCAACCAAGAAAAGAATTGCATCAAATAAGTAAGCTAACTTCTATATCTTTTATAATTGTCTCTTGGTTGGTGCTCAAGATAGCTGAGATTGTTTTAAAAGTAACTcattatgaaaaataaatgaaatgttactTTGTATTTGATAGTTCTAAAATTTGAAGTTATGTATTAATCTGGGttcacaagagaaacaaatccattgacacatgtgtgtataagaaagaaatttatatgtaagaggaattgaacattgagaaaatatcccaacccagttcagatcaattccttaagttcagtattagcccatatgtccgatactaatctataaagtcctcttcagactcatgaaacacatgcgatgatgccaaatgtagaagatcacaggctagtgggtagaaagtctttggatccagtggcattggaaacatctgagcgctggcaggggtctctgcacagagggctgcatcagggtgggtccatgtgtcctgtcagctggGTGTGAATAGAGAGAGagggaagtgtctcccacctccagggaggaagtacggatttcccagaattctcaggagaaggccatacctacacagaggcctccttggctatgatttgattgacaagctagtctccacccctacacttttagtcctcaaattgacaaacgattatatatctaccacagatAGCAAGTTATTTTTTAAGGTtatgataaattattttaaatgaattattCTAGGCCAACTCTTTAACAGTAAATTATAGGGAAGTTACATTAATCCTTTCTGGTCATTAATACACTTATAAAATTTTCTAGAAGTACTAATTTTAAAGATTTAGGTACATTCCCATTACCTGATTGGTTTAAAATAAACTGTTCTCAAAATGCTTGACTTCTAGAATATT
This window of the Tenrec ecaudatus isolate mTenEca1 chromosome 10, mTenEca1.hap1, whole genome shotgun sequence genome carries:
- the ABHD17B gene encoding alpha/beta hydrolase domain-containing protein 17B, translated to MNNLSFSELCCLFCCPPCPGKIASKLAFLPPDPTYTLMCDESGSRWTLHLSERADWQYSSREKDAIECFMTRTSKGNRIACMFVRCSPNAKYTLLFSHGNAVDLGQMSSFYIGLGSRINCNIFSYDYSGYGASSGKPTEKNLYADIEAAWLALRTRYGIRPENVIIYGQSIGTVPSVDLAARYESAAVILHSPLTSGMRVAFPDTKKTYCFDAFPNIDKISKITSPVLIIHGTEDEVIDFSHGLALFERCQRPVEPLWVEGAGHNDVELYGQYLERLKQFVSQELVNL